GAGCGCGGCAGCAACTGCATGAAGACCTCGAGGTCGGCGAACGTCGGCACGATCTTCTCGATACCCATCACGGTGATCAGCGTGTCCGGCAGCGTCAGGCACATCCGTCCGTTGCCTTCGGACTCCACCACCGCGAGTGTCCCGGTCTCGGCGATACCGAAGTTGGCACCGCTGATGGCGACCTTCGCGGTGAGGAACTTGCGTCGCAGATGCGCCCTCGCCGCCATCGCCAGCACCCGGGGCTCGTCGGTGAGCTCGCCGGCGTCGGGCATCTCGCGGGTGAAGATCTCCCGGATCTCGGCGCGGTTGCGATGGATGGCCGGCACCAGGATGTGGCTGGGCTTGTCGTGGCCGAGCTGCACGATGAGCTCGGCCAGGTCGGTTTCGAACGCGGCGATGCCCTGGGCTTCCAGGTACTCGTTGAGGCCGATCTCCTGGGTGGCCATCGACTTGACCTTGACCACCTCGTCGGAGCCTGTGGCCCGGATCAGGTCGGCGACGATGCGGTTGGCCTCGTCGCCGTCGCGGGCCCAGTGCACCACGCCGCCGCGCTCGGTGACGTTGTCCTCGAGTTGTACGAGCAACTCGGGAAGCCGTGCCATGACGTCCTGCTTGAGTGCGCTGCCCGCGGCGCGCAGCTGCTCCCAGTCGTCGCATTCGCGGATTGCGTTGAGCCGCTTGGTCCGAATGGTGTGGGTGGCATGGCCGATGTTGCGTCGCAATTGAGAATCGGCGAGCGCGGTGCGGGCGGCTTGCGGGAAGGGCACGTCGCCGCGGAGATTGCCGACACCGGGGGTGCCCAGGAAGGTGGTCATTTCTGGGCCGCCAGGATCTCGGCCAGGTGCACGGTGCGCACGCCGGAGCGCAGCCGGCTCAGCCCGCCACCGATGTGCATCAGACACGAGGAGTCCCCGGCGCTGCACACCTCCGCGTCTGTCTCCAGGATGTGGGCCATCTTGTCGGCCAGCATGGCCGTGGAGGTGTCGGAGTTCTTGATCGCGAAGGTTCCGCCGAAACCACAACAGGATTCGGCTTCGGGCAACTCCACCAACGTCAGGCCCCGCACGTGGCGCAGCAGCCGCAGTGGTTTTTCACCCACCCCGAGCATGCGCAGTGAGTGGCAGGTCGGGTGATAGGTGACGCGGTGCGGATAGTAGGCGCCGACGTCGTCGACACCGAGCACGTCGATCAGGAACTCGGACAGCTCATATGTATTGGCGGCCAGGATCTCGGCACGGGTGGCGAGTCCTTCGTCACCGGCGCGCCGGGCCACCATCGCGTGCTGGTGGCGTACCGAACCCACGCATGAGCCCGACGGGGCGACGATCGCGTCGCACTTCGCAGATTCGAAGGCCTCGACGTGATTGCGCACCAGTGCGGTGGCTTCCTTCAGGTAGCCGGTGTTGACATGCATTTGACCGCAACAGGTTTGGCCCTTGGGGAACTCCACCTGGTGGCCGAGGCGCTC
Above is a window of Mycolicibacterium boenickei DNA encoding:
- a CDS encoding LutB/LldF family L-lactate oxidation iron-sulfur protein; protein product: MTTFLGTPGVGNLRGDVPFPQAARTALADSQLRRNIGHATHTIRTKRLNAIRECDDWEQLRAAGSALKQDVMARLPELLVQLEDNVTERGGVVHWARDGDEANRIVADLIRATGSDEVVKVKSMATQEIGLNEYLEAQGIAAFETDLAELIVQLGHDKPSHILVPAIHRNRAEIREIFTREMPDAGELTDEPRVLAMAARAHLRRKFLTAKVAISGANFGIAETGTLAVVESEGNGRMCLTLPDTLITVMGIEKIVPTFADLEVFMQLLPRSSTAERMNPYTSMWTGVHPGDGPQEFHLVLLDNGRTRVLADEVGRAALHCIRCSACLNVCPVYERTGGHAYGSVYPGPIGAILSPQLTGTTGHDDPNASLPYASSLCGACFEACPVRIDIPSILVHLRAAQVDQDRRGLPGGQTLAMKAAGWAMAGAGRFSLAEKALGAGRLIAGRDHRISALPWPASAWTASRDIPAPPAETFRQWWTRTHEEGRG
- a CDS encoding (Fe-S)-binding protein; its protein translation is MRIALFATCLADAMFPPAAIATVQLLERLGHQVEFPKGQTCCGQMHVNTGYLKEATALVRNHVEAFESAKCDAIVAPSGSCVGSVRHQHAMVARRAGDEGLATRAEILAANTYELSEFLIDVLGVDDVGAYYPHRVTYHPTCHSLRMLGVGEKPLRLLRHVRGLTLVELPEAESCCGFGGTFAIKNSDTSTAMLADKMAHILETDAEVCSAGDSSCLMHIGGGLSRLRSGVRTVHLAEILAAQK